Proteins from one Betaproteobacteria bacterium genomic window:
- a CDS encoding DUF971 domain-containing protein yields MDNDAPLPTEIKLHQKSRRMEIAFSDGSQFELSYELLRVYSPSAEVRGHGPGQEVLQAGKRDVEILSLEPSGSYAVQPTFSDGHNTGIYSWDYLYWLGQNREKLWREYLQRIENAGASREPGPEPFEARPKSK; encoded by the coding sequence ATGGACAACGACGCGCCGCTGCCGACCGAGATCAAGCTGCACCAGAAGTCGCGGCGCATGGAGATCGCGTTCTCGGACGGCAGCCAGTTCGAGCTGAGCTACGAGCTGCTGCGCGTGTACTCGCCTTCGGCCGAAGTCCGCGGCCACGGGCCCGGCCAGGAGGTGCTGCAGGCCGGCAAGCGCGACGTGGAGATCCTGTCGCTGGAGCCGAGCGGCAGCTATGCGGTACAGCCGACGTTCTCCGACGGACACAACACGGGCATCTATTCCTGGGACTACCTCTACTGGCTAGGCCAGAACCGCGAAAAGCTATGGCGCGAATACCTACAGCGCATCGAGAACGCGGGGGCGAGCCGCGAGCCGGGGCCCGAGCCTTTCGAGGCGCGGCCGAAATCAAAGTAA
- a CDS encoding radical SAM protein — MARIPTAHRERGGEPRAGARAFRGAAEIKVTGAFKVVLVNPYELGRQPFALAQPAAWLKRDGFAVSCLDLSLQKLDAEVLQDAGLVAVYVGMHTATRIAVQALPRIRLLAPEAHLCVYGLYAPMNEALLRGLGVDTVLGGEVEPALASLCRRLRIDGDPRVQSEPVISLAKMAFEVPDRSGLPKLSRYAHLVLPDGSTRVAGFAEGSRGCKHLCRHCPVVPVYQGTFRIVPADTVMQDIRQQVKEGATHISFGDPDFFNGPTHGLRLARALHEAFPQVTFDATIKIQHLIDHGALLPELRASGCLFITSAVEAVDDEILRHLDKNHTSRDFDQAVALTGAAGIALAPTFVAFTPWTTLEGYLALLERLVELQLVESVPPVQLTIRLLVPEGSWLLKLPGFRERLLGFDAALLGYPWIHRDPRVDRLQQDVQAEVARCEQQSVPRREVFAAVWRMAHEAAARPAPELPGDLGAPIPRLSEPWYCCAEPTEQQLQSF; from the coding sequence ATGGCGCGAATACCTACAGCGCATCGAGAACGCGGGGGCGAGCCGCGAGCCGGGGCCCGAGCCTTTCGAGGCGCGGCCGAAATCAAAGTAACGGGCGCCTTCAAGGTCGTCCTCGTCAATCCCTACGAGCTGGGGCGGCAGCCGTTTGCCCTGGCGCAGCCTGCCGCGTGGCTCAAGCGCGACGGCTTCGCGGTGAGCTGCCTCGATCTGTCGCTGCAGAAGCTCGATGCCGAAGTCCTACAGGACGCCGGCCTGGTAGCCGTCTACGTGGGCATGCATACCGCCACGCGCATCGCGGTGCAGGCCTTGCCGCGCATCAGGCTGCTCGCCCCGGAGGCGCACCTCTGCGTCTACGGGCTCTACGCCCCCATGAACGAGGCGCTGCTGCGCGGGCTGGGCGTGGACACCGTACTGGGCGGAGAGGTCGAGCCGGCGCTCGCCTCGCTTTGCCGGAGACTGCGGATCGATGGAGATCCGCGGGTGCAGAGCGAGCCGGTCATCAGCCTTGCCAAGATGGCGTTCGAGGTGCCGGACCGCAGCGGCCTGCCGAAGCTCTCACGCTACGCCCACCTGGTGCTGCCGGACGGATCGACCCGGGTCGCCGGATTCGCCGAGGGCAGCCGGGGCTGCAAGCACCTGTGCCGGCACTGCCCCGTGGTCCCGGTGTACCAGGGAACGTTCCGCATCGTTCCGGCCGACACGGTGATGCAGGACATTCGCCAGCAGGTGAAAGAAGGCGCCACCCACATCTCCTTCGGCGACCCGGATTTCTTCAACGGGCCCACCCATGGCCTGAGGCTCGCGCGCGCCTTGCACGAAGCGTTCCCCCAGGTCACGTTCGACGCGACCATCAAGATTCAGCACCTGATCGATCATGGAGCGCTATTGCCCGAGCTGCGCGCGAGCGGATGCCTGTTCATCACCTCCGCCGTGGAAGCCGTGGACGACGAGATCCTGCGCCATCTCGACAAGAACCACACCAGCCGCGACTTCGACCAGGCCGTCGCGCTCACGGGTGCAGCCGGCATTGCGCTCGCACCGACCTTTGTCGCCTTCACCCCGTGGACTACCCTGGAGGGCTACCTCGCGCTGCTCGAGCGGCTCGTGGAGCTGCAGCTTGTGGAAAGCGTGCCGCCGGTACAGCTCACCATTCGGCTGCTCGTGCCCGAAGGCTCCTGGCTGCTGAAGCTGCCCGGCTTCAGGGAGAGGCTCCTCGGCTTCGACGCGGCGCTCCTCGGCTATCCATGGATTCATCGCGATCCCCGCGTGGATCGCCTGCAGCAGGACGTGCAAGCGGAAGTCGCCCGCTGCGAGCAGCAATCGGTTCCCCGCCGCGAAGTGTTCGCCGCCGTTTGGCGCATGGCCCATGAGGCTGCCGCGCGCCCCGCGCCTGAGCTTCCGGGCGATCTCGGCGCGCCGATCCCGCGTCTTTCCGAACCGTGGTACTGCTGCGCCGAGCCGACCGAGCAGCAGCTGCAATCTTTCTGA
- a CDS encoding ATP-grasp domain-containing protein: MKRVLLLLPTTGYRNNDFLAAAKKLGVEIVPAGNYCHRLAPSWGLAPIMALHFDQPAQAAETVLREMNGIPDAVLAVDDSGVELAALLSERLGLPGNPAQAVRTVGDKLAFRRLLQEREFRCPGFRHLPSGEDPRKLFGELEFPVVVKARRLSASRGVIRADDPEALMRAVNWVRAIQVRADRDAQDLGLVLEDFIPGREYALEGSLQRGKLSILALFDKPDPLDGPYFEETLYITPSRLPQVLQDRIHEDVARACRAAGLVTGPVHAEVRVNGQGVWILEVAARSIGGLCARVLEHLLGVSLEELILRQVVGESLLSLPVGTEAAGERGAAGVMMIPIPRRGIYRGLEGLAAAQSVPGITGVAITVEPGQIIAPPPDGATYLGFLFARAASPAEAETALRIAHGLLHFEIHPEYPATTAPTAGTAWSAS; the protein is encoded by the coding sequence ATGAAGCGCGTTTTGCTGCTTCTGCCCACCACCGGCTACCGCAATAACGACTTTCTTGCGGCCGCCAAAAAGCTGGGCGTGGAAATCGTGCCCGCGGGCAACTACTGCCACCGATTGGCGCCGTCCTGGGGGCTCGCTCCCATCATGGCGCTGCACTTCGACCAGCCGGCGCAGGCGGCGGAAACCGTGTTGCGGGAAATGAACGGCATCCCGGATGCGGTGCTGGCGGTGGACGATTCGGGAGTGGAGCTTGCGGCCCTCCTGTCGGAGCGTCTTGGCCTGCCGGGAAATCCCGCCCAGGCGGTGCGCACGGTGGGCGACAAGCTGGCGTTCCGCCGGCTGCTCCAGGAACGCGAATTCCGGTGTCCCGGATTCCGTCACCTGCCGAGCGGAGAAGATCCCCGCAAACTGTTTGGCGAGCTCGAGTTTCCCGTGGTGGTGAAGGCCCGGCGCCTATCGGCAAGCCGCGGCGTGATCCGTGCCGACGATCCCGAAGCGCTGATGCGGGCGGTGAACTGGGTACGGGCCATCCAGGTCCGCGCCGACCGCGACGCTCAGGACCTGGGCCTGGTCCTCGAGGACTTCATTCCCGGGCGCGAGTATGCCTTGGAAGGCAGCCTGCAGCGGGGGAAGTTAAGCATCCTCGCTTTGTTCGACAAGCCCGATCCCCTGGACGGGCCCTACTTCGAGGAAACGCTCTACATCACACCGTCGCGGCTGCCGCAGGTGCTTCAGGACCGCATCCATGAGGACGTGGCGCGCGCCTGCCGTGCCGCCGGGCTCGTGACCGGGCCCGTGCACGCCGAAGTGCGGGTCAATGGCCAGGGGGTCTGGATCCTGGAGGTCGCGGCCCGCTCCATCGGCGGCTTGTGCGCTCGCGTACTCGAGCATCTCCTGGGCGTGAGCCTCGAGGAGCTGATCTTGCGCCAGGTGGTGGGCGAATCGCTCCTGTCGCTTCCGGTCGGCACTGAGGCGGCCGGCGAGCGCGGCGCTGCGGGCGTGATGATGATCCCGATTCCACGGCGCGGTATTTACCGCGGGCTCGAAGGCCTCGCCGCCGCGCAGTCGGTACCTGGGATCACAGGCGTGGCCATTACGGTGGAACCCGGCCAGATCATTGCGCCGCCTCCCGACGGGGCGACCTACCTTGGGTTCCTCTTTGCCCGGGCGGCGAGCCCCGCGGAGGCGGAAACGGCGCTGCGCATCGCCCATGGCCTGCTCCACTTCGAAATCCACCCCGAATATCCCGCGACAA